Proteins from a genomic interval of Verrucomicrobiia bacterium:
- a CDS encoding right-handed parallel beta-helix repeat-containing protein produces MSLLRWMNRSILALTFLFLLFSSTWGDEPAYDTTGCWTNSSATASASGVDTIKAVAIFACKTTASTTAKPVWADSIWDSSLQHSVPRYYKDNSLGKYIMSAVASGRTSTTCWTSTYPVPDPLGGGTDEPSGFPFFEDVMKRADTAINFADFDRDQDDTVDACFFVVVNHSGNSGAWLGLTSWSYKTKDVNSTGDTVIVAPDKLALIRSSQKNRAMSICAHEWGHALFGPNDYYGQSGIGNWGLGAFSIMGYEEGFPQKIAVPVDPLNRIKVGWVVPETVKTPLYQQSIPDYLTTGKVYLLPYSSNQYFYVTNYRGAKFEDNPVAYWQENYSGFGLLIWHVGGPYVGNTGALDVELAHGLWDMHPPTDSFPCKSGIGVETPNPVSGKDSLDCGHKLLGVGYNRNSVQSPSCFWNSLPTNTTFDGKSNPNSNASPNASSGQNISTHLAVRKITTSLTAGSPATADLLVNNWYGPITANTTWGPGAYAITGDITVNSGATLTIQPGTTIYFQRNEDNEGSGSDNTRCEIIVKKNGTLSAIGTSTDSIKFLPSPGTNGQYDWYSVRVDSAGSFKAAYCQFKNSYSGIDYRNTAADTVKNCLFEKNFMHGIITKNGNLKILNNTFKNIVQGYGIYLDSCNATVSGNTVTNVPYGINAYKSSSVVTNNIITTTGDYIAFSGFRREGGSQTTTFSYDSVAGIFDEAAVIANGGLAIEGAKIWPKQPSVYPDPPPQMIGILGLGTAAATVRNSTVKMFASNTTTAPAIKVDGTILLPISDRVG; encoded by the coding sequence TGAGTTTACTTCGTTGGATGAACAGAAGCATTTTAGCTTTAACTTTTTTGTTCCTTCTTTTTTCGTCGACTTGGGGAGATGAACCGGCCTATGACACGACAGGTTGCTGGACAAACTCCAGCGCTACGGCATCTGCATCAGGAGTTGATACCATAAAGGCGGTCGCAATTTTTGCTTGCAAAACGACCGCTTCAACAACGGCTAAGCCGGTTTGGGCTGATAGTATTTGGGATTCTTCCTTGCAACATAGCGTTCCTCGTTATTACAAAGATAACTCCCTTGGAAAATACATAATGAGTGCAGTTGCATCCGGTCGAACCAGCACAACTTGCTGGACCTCAACCTATCCGGTTCCTGACCCTTTGGGAGGGGGTACCGATGAACCATCGGGATTCCCGTTTTTTGAAGATGTAATGAAAAGAGCCGATACGGCTATAAACTTTGCGGATTTTGACCGGGACCAAGATGATACCGTCGATGCCTGTTTCTTTGTCGTTGTGAACCACAGCGGCAATTCCGGAGCGTGGCTTGGGCTTACTTCTTGGTCGTATAAAACTAAAGATGTAAACAGTACAGGGGACACGGTAATAGTCGCACCAGACAAGTTGGCTCTGATTCGGAGCTCTCAAAAAAATCGCGCGATGTCAATCTGTGCCCATGAATGGGGCCACGCTCTTTTCGGCCCAAATGATTACTATGGCCAGAGTGGTATTGGGAATTGGGGGCTTGGCGCTTTTTCAATTATGGGTTACGAAGAGGGATTTCCGCAAAAAATTGCTGTGCCGGTCGACCCACTGAACCGAATAAAAGTTGGCTGGGTCGTGCCGGAAACCGTGAAAACGCCGCTTTATCAGCAATCAATTCCCGACTATCTGACAACCGGAAAGGTTTACCTGCTTCCGTACTCTTCAAACCAGTATTTTTATGTAACAAATTACAGAGGAGCGAAATTTGAGGATAATCCGGTGGCGTATTGGCAGGAGAATTATTCCGGGTTTGGGTTGCTAATCTGGCATGTAGGCGGTCCTTATGTAGGTAACACGGGTGCCTTGGATGTTGAATTGGCGCACGGTTTGTGGGATATGCATCCCCCAACTGACTCATTCCCCTGCAAAAGTGGAATAGGAGTTGAAACGCCAAATCCTGTTTCGGGAAAGGATAGTTTGGACTGCGGACACAAACTTTTAGGAGTGGGATATAATCGAAATAGCGTGCAAAGTCCCTCATGTTTTTGGAATTCTTTGCCAACCAACACAACGTTTGACGGCAAAAGTAACCCCAACAGTAATGCTTCGCCAAATGCTTCAAGTGGACAGAATATTTCTACCCATTTAGCCGTACGGAAGATAACAACGTCTTTGACCGCTGGGTCACCTGCCACCGCCGACCTTTTGGTGAACAATTGGTATGGCCCAATTACCGCAAACACTACTTGGGGGCCCGGGGCGTATGCCATAACCGGAGACATCACGGTCAACTCTGGAGCAACTTTGACCATTCAGCCCGGCACGACCATTTATTTTCAAAGAAATGAAGACAACGAGGGTTCAGGAAGTGACAACACGAGGTGCGAGATTATAGTCAAGAAAAACGGCACTCTCTCGGCGATAGGCACGTCAACCGATTCGATAAAATTTCTGCCTTCCCCCGGAACGAACGGCCAGTATGACTGGTACAGCGTTCGGGTCGACTCGGCCGGGTCGTTCAAGGCCGCCTATTGCCAATTCAAAAATTCTTATTCCGGCATTGACTACCGGAATACGGCCGCCGACACGGTGAAAAATTGCCTTTTTGAAAAAAACTTTATGCACGGCATAATAACCAAAAACGGCAACCTGAAGATTTTGAACAACACCTTCAAAAACATCGTCCAAGGCTACGGCATTTACCTCGATTCCTGCAATGCCACCGTTTCCGGCAACACCGTCACCAACGTGCCATACGGCATCAACGCCTACAAATCTTCAAGCGTCGTGACCAACAACATAATCACGACAACCGGGGACTATATCGCCTTCTCCGGCTTCCGGCGGGAGGGGGGAAGCCAGACGACCACCTTCAGCTACGACAGCGTCGCCGGTATCTTTGATGAAGCGGCAGTGATTGCCAATGGCGGTTTGGCCATAGAAGGGGCCAAAATATGGCCCAAACAGCCCTCGGTCTATCCGGACCCGCCGCCCCAGATGATTGGGATTCTAGGCTTAGGCACGGCAGCCGCCACCGTGCGCAACAGCACGGTCAAAATGTTCGCTTCCAACACGACCACCGCCCCGGCGATTAAAGTGGATGGAACTATACTGCTCCCCATTAGTGACAGGGTAGGATGA